In Arthrobacter sp. SLBN-112, a genomic segment contains:
- a CDS encoding NAD(P)-dependent oxidoreductase, with amino-acid sequence MDDKRAGFAGLGLMGGLMAANAARKGWQVTGWNRSPAAADRLQDLGGTVAQRVEDLGHLPVIVFMLPDLPHIEEAAARLLAGWKNQPPAPGTVLLVMSSVSPTAVQAFGHRVTELSGGRAQVVDAPVSGGTKGAADGTLAIMAGGEDAAFGRVEPLLHTMGTTVRHLGPLGAGSLAKACNQLVVGTTVAALAEAAELAERSGLDPAALFDVLSGGLAGSRVLDVVGPRLVSKDYTPTGPAKFMHKDLSFVLDAARAAGTAAPIATAAVELYAELKRQGLGDQDLAVVRQTISHLSHSAAAAAEGTVAQ; translated from the coding sequence ATGGACGACAAACGCGCAGGCTTTGCAGGCCTGGGATTGATGGGCGGACTGATGGCGGCGAACGCCGCCCGCAAAGGCTGGCAGGTCACGGGCTGGAACCGCTCACCCGCTGCGGCGGACCGTCTGCAGGACCTCGGCGGAACAGTTGCACAGCGGGTGGAGGACTTGGGCCACCTTCCCGTCATAGTTTTCATGCTGCCGGACCTGCCCCACATAGAGGAGGCCGCTGCCCGGCTGCTGGCCGGCTGGAAAAACCAGCCGCCCGCGCCCGGCACCGTCCTGCTGGTCATGAGCAGTGTCTCACCCACTGCCGTCCAGGCTTTTGGACACCGTGTCACCGAACTCAGCGGCGGCCGCGCCCAGGTTGTCGATGCCCCGGTCAGCGGCGGCACCAAGGGCGCCGCTGACGGCACCCTCGCCATCATGGCCGGCGGAGAGGACGCCGCATTCGGCAGGGTAGAGCCACTCCTGCACACTATGGGCACCACCGTCCGCCACCTGGGTCCCCTTGGCGCAGGGTCACTCGCCAAGGCGTGCAACCAGCTGGTGGTGGGGACAACGGTGGCGGCACTCGCCGAAGCTGCCGAACTGGCCGAGCGTTCCGGGCTCGACCCGGCGGCGCTGTTCGACGTCCTGTCCGGCGGTTTGGCCGGCAGCAGGGTCCTGGATGTCGTCGGCCCGCGCCTGGTCAGCAAGGACTACACCCCCACGGGCCCGGCAAAATTCATGCATAAGGACCTTTCCTTCGTGCTGGACGCAGCCCGTGCGGCGGGGACGGCAGCACCCATCGCCACGGCCGCCGTCGAACTTTACGCTGAACTGAAGCGCCAGGGCCTCGGCGACCAGGACCTCGCAGTGGTGCGCCAAACCATCTCCCACCTCAGCCACAGTGCCGCGGCCGCGGCGGAAGGAACAGTTGCACAATGA
- a CDS encoding SDR family oxidoreductase — protein sequence MSSLFDLTGRVALVTGSSRGIGNALARALADAGATVVLNGVNGERLKDAAAAMASDYAPGRIHSVAFDVTSDAEAARGIAWVEETVGPLEILVNNAGIQHRVPMLDLDVKDWDRVISTDLTSAFLVGREAARRMIPRGRGKIINICSVQTDLARPTIAPYIAAKGGLRNLTRAMTAEWAGSGLQINGIAPGYIHTEMTQNLVDDEQFNAWILGRTPAHRWGTVEDLAGPVVWLASDGSNFVNGQTIFIDGGMTVVV from the coding sequence ATGAGTTCACTTTTTGATCTCACCGGCCGGGTGGCGTTGGTGACGGGTTCGAGTCGGGGGATTGGCAACGCGTTGGCCCGGGCGCTGGCCGACGCCGGCGCAACAGTTGTGTTGAACGGTGTGAACGGGGAGCGGCTCAAGGATGCCGCGGCTGCGATGGCTTCTGACTATGCGCCCGGCCGTATCCATAGCGTCGCCTTCGACGTCACGAGTGACGCGGAGGCGGCGCGCGGGATTGCGTGGGTGGAGGAGACTGTGGGTCCGTTGGAGATCCTGGTGAACAACGCCGGGATCCAGCACCGGGTGCCGATGCTGGATTTGGACGTGAAGGACTGGGACCGGGTGATTTCCACGGACCTGACCAGCGCGTTCCTGGTGGGCAGGGAAGCGGCGCGGCGGATGATTCCGCGGGGCCGGGGCAAGATCATCAACATCTGCTCGGTGCAGACCGACCTTGCCCGGCCCACGATCGCCCCATACATCGCCGCGAAGGGCGGGTTGCGGAACCTGACGCGGGCGATGACGGCGGAGTGGGCCGGTTCGGGGTTGCAGATCAATGGGATCGCCCCGGGGTATATCCATACGGAGATGACGCAGAACCTGGTGGACGATGAGCAGTTCAATGCCTGGATCCTCGGCCGGACACCCGCCCACCGCTGGGGCACCGTTGAGGACCTGGCCGGTCCCGTGGTGTGGCTGGCCTCGGACGGGTCGAACTTCGTGAACGGGCAGACCATCTTCATCGATGGCGGAATGACGGTGGTGGTCTGA
- a CDS encoding L-idonate 5-dehydrogenase: MATPVDLELPATGPALVAHAAGDLRIDEVPLPQPAADEAVVEVAFGGICGSDLHYWLHGAAGESILKAPLVLGHEISGTVVRQAANGEGPVAGTAVAVHPATPGPGAARYPVDRPNLSPGCTYLGSAARYPHTDGAFSRYVNLPVRMLRALPAGLDLRTAALIEPASVAWHAVSRAGDVRGKTALVIGSGPIGALAVAVLKRAGAARITAVDLHPRPLEIARAVGADEVINAADTAAIAAVEADVVIESSGNHHGLASAITGAVRGGTVVMVGLLPTGMQPVPISLAITRELDLKGSFRFNDEIDQVITALADGTLHIEPVITHEFPLADALHAFEVAKDSTSSGKVLLSFGGEVR, translated from the coding sequence ATGGCAACGCCCGTTGACCTTGAATTGCCGGCCACGGGTCCGGCGCTGGTGGCCCATGCCGCCGGTGACCTGCGGATCGATGAGGTCCCGCTGCCCCAGCCGGCAGCAGACGAAGCAGTGGTGGAGGTGGCGTTCGGCGGGATTTGTGGTTCGGACCTGCATTACTGGCTGCACGGTGCGGCCGGGGAGTCCATTCTCAAGGCGCCGCTGGTCCTGGGCCACGAAATTTCCGGGACGGTGGTGCGCCAGGCGGCCAACGGGGAAGGCCCGGTGGCCGGAACAGCCGTCGCGGTGCATCCGGCCACGCCCGGTCCGGGCGCCGCGCGATATCCGGTGGACCGGCCCAACCTGTCCCCGGGGTGTACGTACCTGGGCAGCGCCGCCCGCTACCCGCACACGGATGGCGCGTTCAGCCGGTACGTGAACCTCCCGGTGCGGATGCTCCGGGCCCTGCCGGCGGGACTGGACCTCCGGACCGCGGCGCTGATTGAACCGGCGTCCGTGGCCTGGCATGCCGTGTCCCGGGCCGGAGACGTCCGCGGAAAAACCGCGCTGGTCATCGGCTCCGGCCCCATCGGCGCCCTCGCCGTCGCAGTCCTGAAAAGGGCCGGCGCGGCCCGGATCACCGCCGTCGACCTGCACCCCAGGCCGCTGGAGATCGCCCGCGCGGTGGGGGCCGATGAGGTGATCAACGCCGCGGACACCGCAGCGATCGCCGCCGTGGAGGCCGACGTCGTGATCGAATCCTCCGGCAACCACCACGGCCTCGCATCCGCCATCACCGGCGCGGTCCGCGGCGGGACCGTAGTCATGGTCGGGCTGCTGCCCACCGGCATGCAGCCGGTGCCCATCTCCCTAGCCATCACCCGCGAACTCGACCTCAAAGGCTCCTTCCGCTTCAACGACGAGATCGACCAGGTCATCACCGCCCTCGCGGACGGCACCCTGCACATCGAGCCCGTCATCACCCACGAGTTCCCGCTGGCCGATGCCCTGCACGCATTCGAGGTGGCCAAAGACTCCACCAGCTCGGGCAAAGTCCTCCTCAGCTTCGGCGGGGAAGTCCGCTGA
- a CDS encoding FadR/GntR family transcriptional regulator, which yields MTSSLHHRAIENLGTRIISGDLPAGHVMLAEQLEDELKVSRSVIREAVRVLQSLGLVETTKRVGIRVLPSSRWNPFDPQVIRWRLASDARGAQLRSLAELRAAVEPAAAELAAENAPAPLRLELVDVARAMREAGNKGEVARFLELDIRFHSLLLSGSGNEMFANLMGQVAETLTGRTVHGLMPDHPHQAALQWHEDVAEAIAKGDAPAAREASDRIMRRTMSQMADTWTEQPRVFIPVRQ from the coding sequence ATGACCAGCAGCCTCCACCACCGTGCCATCGAGAACCTGGGCACCCGGATCATCTCAGGGGATCTCCCCGCGGGACACGTCATGCTCGCCGAGCAATTGGAGGATGAACTGAAGGTTTCCCGCTCCGTAATCCGCGAAGCGGTACGCGTACTGCAGTCCCTGGGCCTGGTGGAAACCACCAAGCGGGTTGGCATCCGGGTGCTGCCCTCAAGCCGCTGGAATCCCTTTGATCCGCAGGTGATCCGGTGGCGGCTGGCCAGTGACGCGCGCGGCGCCCAGCTGCGCTCCCTCGCCGAACTCCGCGCCGCCGTGGAACCTGCAGCTGCCGAACTGGCAGCAGAGAACGCGCCGGCGCCGCTGCGCCTGGAACTCGTTGACGTTGCCCGCGCCATGCGGGAAGCCGGCAACAAGGGCGAAGTTGCCCGGTTCCTGGAACTGGACATCCGCTTCCATTCGCTGCTGCTCTCCGGCTCCGGCAACGAAATGTTCGCCAACCTCATGGGGCAGGTGGCCGAAACACTGACGGGCCGGACCGTGCACGGCCTGATGCCGGACCATCCCCACCAGGCCGCCCTGCAGTGGCACGAAGATGTCGCGGAAGCAATCGCCAAGGGTGACGCTCCCGCTGCCCGCGAGGCATCGGACCGGATCATGCGGCGGACCATGTCCCAGATGGCCGACACATGGACGGAGCAACCACGGGTGTTCATCCCCGTCCGGCAGTGA
- the gndA gene encoding NADP-dependent phosphogluconate dehydrogenase, translating into MSAHIGVTGLAVMGANLARNLARNGFTVALHNRSVEKTDALLEKHGSEGDFIRTESLQELVDSLEKPRRVLIMVKAGKPVDSVIEQLEPLLEPGDIIIDAGNSHYEDTRRREAALAKKDLHFVGVGVSGGEEGALNGPSIMPGGSKESYKALGPLLEKISAKVDGEPCCAWIGTDGAGHFVKMVHNGIEYADMQVIGEAFDLLRSGAGIEPAEQAKIFSEWNQGELSSFLIEISAEVLGHVDAKTGKPFVDVVVDAAGQKGTGRWTVISALELGSPVSGIAESVFARALSSQAAQRKLGQELLAGNEATVEIPETFVEDVRQALYASKLVSYAQGLDMLTSAAKEYGWDLKLDEIASLWRAGCIIRAELLKDITKAYAADEKPANLLFAPAFTKAIGDALPAWRRVVATAVQLGIPVPVFSSSLAYYDGLRRKRVAAALIQGQRDLFGAHTYGRVDTEGTFHTLWGEDKSEIEAVDTH; encoded by the coding sequence ATGTCTGCACACATCGGTGTCACCGGCCTCGCAGTGATGGGCGCCAACCTGGCCCGCAACCTCGCCCGCAACGGGTTCACGGTTGCCCTGCACAACCGGTCGGTGGAGAAGACCGACGCGCTGCTGGAGAAGCACGGCTCGGAAGGCGATTTCATCCGGACCGAATCCCTGCAGGAACTGGTCGATTCCCTGGAGAAGCCGCGCCGGGTGTTGATCATGGTCAAGGCCGGAAAGCCGGTGGATTCGGTGATCGAGCAGCTGGAGCCGCTGCTGGAACCGGGCGACATCATTATCGACGCCGGCAACTCGCACTACGAGGACACCCGCCGCCGGGAAGCCGCGCTGGCCAAGAAGGACCTGCACTTCGTGGGCGTCGGGGTGTCCGGCGGCGAAGAGGGTGCGCTGAACGGGCCGTCCATCATGCCCGGCGGGTCCAAGGAGTCATACAAGGCCCTCGGCCCGCTGCTGGAAAAGATTTCGGCAAAGGTCGACGGCGAGCCCTGCTGCGCATGGATTGGCACCGACGGCGCCGGCCACTTCGTCAAGATGGTCCACAACGGCATCGAATACGCCGACATGCAGGTCATCGGTGAGGCCTTTGACCTGCTGCGCTCGGGCGCCGGCATCGAACCGGCCGAGCAGGCAAAGATCTTCTCCGAGTGGAACCAGGGCGAACTCTCGTCCTTCCTGATCGAGATCTCCGCCGAGGTCCTGGGCCACGTCGACGCCAAGACCGGCAAGCCGTTCGTGGACGTCGTCGTCGACGCCGCGGGCCAGAAGGGCACCGGACGCTGGACCGTCATCTCCGCACTGGAACTCGGTTCCCCCGTGTCCGGCATCGCCGAGTCCGTGTTCGCCCGTGCACTCTCCTCCCAGGCCGCGCAGCGCAAGCTTGGCCAGGAGCTGCTGGCCGGCAACGAGGCAACGGTTGAGATCCCGGAGACGTTCGTTGAGGATGTCCGCCAGGCGCTCTATGCCTCCAAGCTGGTCTCCTACGCCCAGGGCCTGGACATGCTCACCTCTGCAGCCAAGGAATACGGCTGGGACCTGAAGCTGGACGAAATCGCCTCACTGTGGCGCGCGGGCTGCATCATCCGTGCGGAACTCCTCAAGGACATCACCAAGGCATACGCTGCCGATGAGAAGCCGGCAAACCTGCTGTTCGCTCCGGCGTTCACCAAGGCCATTGGCGACGCCCTCCCGGCATGGCGGCGTGTAGTTGCCACCGCGGTGCAGCTCGGCATCCCGGTGCCGGTGTTCTCCTCCTCGCTGGCGTACTACGACGGCCTGCGCCGCAAGCGCGTTGCCGCCGCCCTGATCCAGGGCCAGCGCGACCTCTTCGGCGCCCACACCTATGGCCGCGTGGACACCGAGGGCACGTTCCACACGCTCTGGGGCGAAGACAAGTCCGAAATCGAAGCAGTAGATACCCACTAG
- the epsC gene encoding serine O-acetyltransferase EpsC, with protein MGFFARLKEDLEAARSHDPAARGSFENFFAYSGLHAIWIHRLTHRLWQNPALRFPARLLSQLGRSWTGIEIHPGATIGRRFFIDHGMGVVIGETAEIGEDVMIYHGVTLGGRSLARIKRHPTIGDRVTIGAGAKILGPITIGRDSAVGANAVVVKDAPPESIVTGVPAKWRHRDAQRETKPAVDPAEYDIEYHL; from the coding sequence GTGGGCTTTTTCGCAAGACTGAAGGAAGACCTCGAGGCCGCCCGGTCCCACGACCCGGCGGCTCGAGGTTCTTTTGAGAACTTTTTCGCCTATTCCGGCCTGCACGCCATCTGGATCCACCGGTTGACGCACCGGCTGTGGCAGAACCCTGCCCTGCGTTTCCCGGCTCGGTTGTTGTCGCAGCTGGGAAGGTCCTGGACCGGTATCGAGATCCACCCCGGCGCCACCATCGGCCGGCGGTTCTTCATCGACCACGGCATGGGGGTGGTGATCGGTGAGACCGCCGAAATCGGCGAGGACGTGATGATCTACCACGGTGTCACGCTGGGCGGGCGGTCCCTGGCGCGGATTAAGCGCCACCCCACCATCGGTGACCGCGTGACGATCGGGGCGGGCGCCAAGATCCTGGGGCCCATCACCATTGGCCGGGACAGCGCCGTGGGCGCCAACGCCGTGGTGGTCAAGGACGCGCCGCCGGAATCGATCGTTACCGGCGTCCCTGCGAAGTGGCGCCACCGGGATGCGCAGCGGGAAACCAAGCCCGCAGTGGATCCGGCCGAGTACGACATCGAATACCATCTCTAA
- the cysK gene encoding cysteine synthase A: MARIYDDVTQLVGGTPLVRLNRLSEGLDATVAVKLEFYNPANSVKDRIGVAIIDAAEKSGALKPGGTIVEGTSGNTGIALAMVGAARGYKVILTMPETMSTERRVMLRAFGAEIVLTPGSEGMRGAVEKAQEIVANTENSIWAQQFANEANPEIHRKTTAEEIWEDTDGAVDIFVAGIGTGGTITGVGQVLKERKPGVQIVAVEPKDSAILNGGAPGPHKIQGLGANFIPELLDTTVYDEVIDATLEDSVRVARELGIKEGILGGISSGAIVWAALELAKRPENAGKLIVAVVCDFGERYISTVLYDDIRG; this comes from the coding sequence ATGGCACGGATCTATGACGATGTAACGCAACTGGTCGGCGGGACCCCGCTGGTCCGGTTGAACCGGCTCAGCGAGGGACTGGACGCCACCGTTGCGGTCAAGCTGGAGTTCTACAACCCGGCCAACAGCGTCAAGGACCGTATCGGCGTGGCCATCATCGACGCCGCGGAAAAGTCGGGCGCCCTCAAGCCCGGCGGCACCATCGTCGAGGGTACCTCCGGCAACACGGGGATCGCCCTTGCCATGGTGGGCGCCGCACGCGGCTACAAGGTCATCCTGACCATGCCGGAGACCATGTCCACGGAACGCCGCGTCATGCTCCGTGCCTTTGGCGCCGAGATCGTGCTCACCCCGGGGTCCGAGGGCATGCGCGGCGCCGTGGAAAAGGCCCAGGAAATCGTGGCCAATACCGAGAACTCCATTTGGGCGCAGCAGTTCGCCAACGAAGCCAACCCGGAGATCCACCGCAAGACCACCGCCGAGGAAATCTGGGAAGACACTGATGGCGCCGTTGACATCTTCGTGGCAGGCATCGGCACCGGCGGAACCATCACCGGCGTCGGGCAGGTTCTGAAGGAACGCAAGCCCGGTGTGCAGATCGTGGCCGTGGAGCCCAAGGATTCCGCCATTCTGAACGGCGGCGCCCCCGGCCCGCACAAGATCCAGGGACTGGGCGCCAACTTCATCCCGGAACTGCTGGACACCACCGTCTACGACGAGGTCATCGACGCCACCCTTGAGGACTCGGTCCGCGTCGCCCGCGAGCTCGGCATCAAGGAAGGTATCCTGGGCGGCATCTCCTCGGGAGCGATCGTCTGGGCCGCACTGGAACTGGCCAAGCGCCCGGAAAATGCCGGCAAGCTGATCGTGGCGGTCGTGTGCGACTTCGGTGAGCGTTACATCTCCACCGTGCTCTATGACGACATCCGCGGCTGA
- the msrA gene encoding peptide-methionine (S)-S-oxide reductase MsrA yields MKTFVLGGGCFWCLDAVYQKTKGVSSVVSGYTGGHDPQPDYYSVCSGTTGHAEVVAVTFDEEVIPAEVILDMFFALHDPTTLNRQGYDVGTQYRSSMFYETTEEKILFEEAIERNQSLWKHPIVTEVSRLPRFHVAEEFHQDYYAKHPEQGYCQVIINPKLAKARKYYSAWLNA; encoded by the coding sequence ATGAAAACTTTTGTTCTTGGCGGGGGCTGCTTCTGGTGCCTCGACGCCGTTTACCAGAAGACCAAGGGCGTCAGCTCGGTGGTGTCAGGCTATACCGGCGGGCACGACCCCCAGCCCGACTACTACTCGGTGTGCAGCGGGACCACTGGCCACGCGGAGGTGGTGGCCGTGACGTTCGATGAGGAGGTCATTCCGGCCGAGGTCATCCTGGACATGTTCTTCGCCCTGCATGATCCCACCACCCTGAACCGCCAGGGATACGACGTCGGCACCCAGTACCGTTCCTCCATGTTCTACGAGACCACGGAAGAGAAGATCCTGTTCGAGGAAGCGATCGAACGCAACCAGTCGCTGTGGAAGCATCCCATCGTCACCGAGGTCAGCCGCCTGCCCCGGTTCCACGTGGCGGAGGAATTCCACCAGGACTACTACGCCAAGCACCCCGAACAGGGGTACTGCCAGGTGATCATCAACCCCAAGCTCGCCAAGGCCAGGAAATATTACTCTGCATGGCTTAACGCTTAG
- a CDS encoding Nif3-like dinuclear metal center hexameric protein: protein MEPVDTDATGQADHDAETSSDTPARGGASEAPTLAELLLAVEELWPESLAENWDEVGLVAGHPSAPVTKVMFAVDPTLEVIEEAIEWGAGLLITHHPLLLKGVTSVAATTAKGRAVHRLIESGTALLTVHTNGDSAVGGVSDVLADALGLQDVAPLTMAANGLPEEGIGRVGDLADAMSLGDFAARVFGILPSVAGGVRVSGDKDGLVRRIAVCGGAGDSLFNEVRASNADVYVTADLRHHPASEAREAALNGRPYLVDVSHFASEWLWLPAAAAALGNVLADQGHELEIQVSTTNSDPWDFILTPG, encoded by the coding sequence ATGGAACCTGTGGACACCGACGCTACCGGCCAGGCGGATCACGACGCCGAAACCTCCTCCGACACGCCGGCCCGGGGCGGTGCCTCCGAGGCTCCCACCCTGGCCGAACTGCTTCTTGCCGTGGAGGAGCTGTGGCCGGAATCGCTGGCGGAGAACTGGGACGAGGTAGGGCTTGTGGCAGGCCACCCTTCCGCCCCGGTCACCAAGGTGATGTTCGCGGTGGACCCCACCCTGGAAGTCATTGAAGAAGCCATTGAATGGGGTGCCGGGCTCCTCATTACCCACCACCCGCTGCTCCTGAAGGGTGTCACGTCGGTGGCTGCCACCACGGCCAAGGGCCGGGCGGTCCACCGGCTCATCGAGTCGGGGACGGCACTGTTGACCGTGCACACCAACGGGGACTCCGCCGTCGGAGGGGTTTCCGACGTGCTGGCGGATGCGCTGGGACTCCAGGACGTCGCGCCGCTCACCATGGCGGCCAACGGGCTGCCGGAGGAAGGCATTGGGCGTGTTGGCGACCTGGCTGACGCCATGAGCCTGGGGGATTTCGCGGCACGGGTGTTCGGGATTCTTCCGTCAGTTGCGGGGGGTGTGCGCGTTTCCGGTGACAAGGACGGGCTGGTGCGGCGGATTGCCGTGTGCGGCGGCGCCGGGGACTCCCTGTTCAATGAGGTCCGGGCCAGCAATGCGGACGTGTACGTGACCGCCGACCTTCGCCACCACCCCGCGTCCGAGGCCCGCGAGGCTGCCCTCAACGGCCGGCCGTACCTGGTGGACGTCTCGCACTTTGCCAGTGAATGGCTGTGGTTGCCGGCCGCCGCGGCAGCCCTGGGCAACGTCCTGGCCGACCAGGGGCACGAGCTGGAGATCCAGGTCAGCACCACCAACAGCGATCCGTGGGACTTCATCCTCACTCCGGGCTGA